GGTTTTGTTGAGAGTAAAGTGTCGGGTACGACAATTTGTGGTGTAAATGGCTAAATAGTAATTACTGCTCCtctttatccaattttttattattaaaaaattcaaaagtctATATAtcaaggataattacattttcctcccctaatatttgatataattgtacaaacctccactataatttaaaaaattacatttaatattcttgatttttgtttctatctaacaaatagatcatttcattagttaaaatccaccaaaatttgtcatattagcgaaatattaaataaaaatccagtcagaaaaagtaatttatttgatctacaataaatcagtaataaatcatttaaaaataaatataatttttttatttatttttttcttaatattataaatttggtgTATTTTATTAACggagaatttatttattagtcataaacaaaattcagagatattatatataattttttaactcacataatatttatatataattaattcaaaactCATGGGAGGGCGGTATAAATATCCctattaattaacaatataaaaatacatttgaggtctcttaaaatatatttttaatacaatttatcacatatatataataaaaggtaaagttgattttaatttattagggctctctaaattaaataaatttaacatacTTAATCTCCAATACAccaaacattataaatatgtcaTTGTTGATAAGTAACGAGTTGTCTATTCTGATACTAACCGTCATGAAAGGTCGTCCATGTCTGCGCATAATTAATGATCATcacgttttaaaatatattaaaaataataataaaatatataaattaatatattttatttatttaaaaaaaaaagaataagaagaaaaaaccattTAAAGTATTATcaacacaataaaatattaatacagtGGTGGCATAAATGTTCGTtaataagtgaaaaatatatattttttaatattagtataaataaaataagataatgaaCGTAAGAGAATGAATAGAGATGAGTGTTATGTCAAAGTGATATGGTTGAGGTTGAGCCTCTTTGTTTCAATCATCTCATCACCTAAAGCTCCAGCCTTCGAAGTTGTTACTCCCCTTTGCTCACACGCCTCTTCTAAGCTCCAAACTTTATGCTCATTTTTTCTCAAGTTTCTTACAGGTCAATTGCAAACAATTTCATTgagttgatataattataaatattttctctttatttgaaaaattattaatatttttaatatttaataaaattatataattattaaattaaaacaatatattatcaattttggtaatatggtatttttttattttttggaagaattgaaaattacaaaaaaaaaaaagtatgaaatgaatgaaaatattttagaaattatccacttagttcataatttaaaaataaataaaattataattcataccACAAGAAAATCACAATGTACGAACATATTGAATTAGTTGTTGATCgactattaaaatcaaattattaatttttcaaataacaagagaGGATTTGTAATTACATCATGCATTAAGAGAGGTTGTTCTATTTCACCCTTTCTTATAAGACACACAACAAACTATGGTCAAATTCAAAGAATATTTCTAAGATCTACAAAAGAATAAGCACATCTTCCCAAATTTTTTCACCAAacattctaaaataatttataaatttaaccaGAACAGTTAGGTAAATCTCATGAAAACCAATCAAGTTCCAAGAAAacagccatcatatgcatagATCCAGATGAAAAGTACAACAGCAAAACTATATTAACTGCGTATGACCACATAAAATGGGAAGACTGAGAACCAACTGCAGTTTTAAAGCACACAGCATATAATTCAAACTTACAATCACTCTCCATATCAAAGCAAAATTTTCCTGCTAGCTATGGGCTATGCACAAGAGAACACCTACATGCAGCTactcagaaaagaaaagttaataaaGCAACATATACCGCGACCAGAATCACTCTCAAATGCAACTAAAAACCAATAGCTAATCATTGGTACAAAACAATCATCACTTCTACCTCTGTATTCAACATACAGTTACAATAAGAACAATCGAGCACATTAGTTTTTCACACCATGAATTTATACGGGAAGAGGAGCTCAGCTATGTGTAAGACTACATCATCGAATTAAGGATGAAAATTGGCAGAACATAATGAAACTGAAAAAGCTAAATGACAATTTAGTTCTATAGTAATATTGAGTATCAGATACAGAAAATTTACGACCGCTCTGCTATATGCTTGGTGAAATGCTGATATGCTCTCATGCTGCAAGATTTTCTATGCTGGCAAACTGGTGTTGCTCTAGTCAATGGTTTCCTTCAATCAATCTTCACTGATGAGAAGAGGTAATGGACAAAGTAGAATGAAGTAAGGAAACCAATGGTGCCAGTTGAGAGCATGATTGCAATAGCCATTATCAGTGAGTAGCCAAGATAAAGTGTAGCTGACACTGGCCCACTCAAACTCTTGAGGTCAAAAACCAGATAATTGACAGAGTACAAGAATACATATAGGGCAACTGAACCGGAGGCATAGAATGCTTTCCACCACCACATCCAGTCCTCAACACAGAGATGCATGTAAGTCAGGACAACAGAAACTTCAGCACAAACTATTACCAACAACAAGAGGACAATAAGCAAGAACCCAAAGACGTAGTAGAACCGTCCGAGCCAGATACTAGAGAGGATGAAGAAAAGCTCAATAAATAGAGTTCCAAATGGAAGAGTTCCAGCACCAAGAACAAGAAGCCATGAGGGATACTTGCGTGCAGGGATCTCCCTTGGGATTTGGTTAGTTCGGACAGGGTACTGAATAGGCTGAGCTCGTGTGCCGAAGTGTCCACCCAAGAGAGTGAGTGGCACAGAAATACAGAACCAGAGTGCCAAGAGCTTGAAGTATAAAGAAATAGGAATAGCCCCAGTACTCCTACTCCCCCAAAGGATGAAATTCAACACagtcaaaataacaaaaacaattcCAGGGAAGAAGCATGCTATGGACCAAGAAACTGATCTCCACCCTTCAGATGAACCTTTAATAGTCGTCCACATACGCACACCAACATAACCGGCAGCAATTCCCAAGAAAAGATACAGCAATATCATCCCCGTCAACAACATACCACGTGAAGCTGGTGACATGAAACCCAAAGCTGCAAAAACAATAGTGACAACTGCCATTCCAGTAATCTGAACTCCATCTCCAACCATGACACAAAGTAACTTCGAATGCGATGGTTCTCTGAATACATCACCAACCACAAGCTTCCATCCTGAAAGCTCCTCATTCATCTGAGCCTGAGCCTCTTTGTCCAACTCTTCATATCTCGTCAGATCCCTTCTGACTGTTCTCAAAAATATGACAAACACAATGCCTGCCAAGAAGGAAATCACCATCAATGAGTTAAGAATCGAGAACCAGTGCACACGGGCACCTTCCATCTTCAGATAAGCATCCCACCGAGATGGCCACCTAGTGTTGCTTTTTACAAACTCAACGTCATAAGCTCCCTTATAATCTGAGACTTGTCAAGCTCCAGTGGACAGCTCACCGACGTAACATTATCATATCTGTGGAGTTTTGCCATCTTCTCAGGGTCATACTTTACACTACATGGGATAACCTCAAAACCAACAATCTCATACCCCGAAGCCTTCTTTTTATCAGCTTCTGAAATGACACCCATACCTTCTTCTCCAGTACCAATTATTTCCACACCAGCTCCTTCATACTCATGAATTAATACCCTAAACTTGAGATGGTTAATAATGTAATCATCATTACTGTTTGGAGGAGTATATCCCACTGGGTATCCGGTCCACTGTATTTTAATACCATTTTGGTTGGTATACCTCATTGCAGGCAAATTATCAAGAATCATGTTCACTTGATACAGATCACGAGTTCTCTGTTTTAAAAGCTTTACCTCATACTCACTCAATGGTAGAGTGGTGCAAATGTACAGAGACTCATTGACATTCATACGGAAGCGGTATGGGGAATTGTCAATTTGATCTCCCATCAGCAGTTCTCCAAGATTTTCAGCACTTTTCTTGATGCCTCCTTGAGGCTTGCAATAAGGCAGACTGTAATAGCTGAACGGAAGCTCAGTTTCAATGGAGGTCAATGAATTCACCTTGGCATAAATTTCATCCCCAGTTGAGTATGTATGCATGTAGCTTCCAGGTAGATAGAAACCATAAGCGGTTTGGAATACGAAAACCAAGCACACAAAAGCAGTGCATAATTTCCTTCTTGAAATCAAAGGCAAAGCCATTGTTCACTAAGAGGAAAGCAGAGAAACTGTCCCCAAACCAGCTAAACCAAGCTATATTGATGGAGATAAAGATCAATTCTGCAGAAGGAAAAATTTGTGCAATTAGTCTATTACTTTCTAGTTGGAGTTCAATATGCaagttttaaaaatgaagTCATGCTCAAGGGCATATTCAGCCCACAATTACAATTTCCAAACATGTAGTGCTAGAAAACAATAGTTAGTCATAAACTATGGAGTGTGATTAAGGTCCTGTAAATACAGACATAAATAGAACTTCCTACAAAAACAGACATAAAGGAGTTGGTATAAAcatacttttaaataaatcacaattCTTTACATAAAAAGGAGTCTGGCATAGAACTTATGCGAATTGGATTCACACCATGTCAAAAAGCATGTAATATCCACTAAGGTTGTCCTTGGTACCATTACTTCTTTCAGAGAAATACATTATGTATCACATGAGAGTGATTAGAGAATGATCAGTTCTTTTCCGTAAAAAAGCATTATACATGGGAATCCAACTGTAGTCTAAGCAATAGTTAGTAAAGTAAAAATGTACTAAAGCAATTTTTCGCCATCCAATAACTAAATCCACCATCAACGAGTCAAATCAACTGTTTGTCCAGATCCACGTAaacttagaaaataattaactatatcgcatgccaacttatttttagtaaagaaagaagaatggGTAAAAATATCAACGTTATTCTTTTTACATTGTTCCAACATCTAAAGTTTGACTGAGGTTAAGTAAATCTATTAATCAAGGACAACCATCGTCATATGTATTAGTTCAACTGTCTCTATACATCAATAGATTTCACTACAAATCAAAGAAGTATAACAAAAACTCGTGTCTGCGAAAAACTGCAGATAACGCAATCAACCTTTAATTCGTTTACTACACATATGTAGACAGAATTGATTGGATTCACATATCGTACAATTCGAGTTTTCCTCCCCGACTTCTTAGAACGCATGGgcatcaaaataaattcacatatGTGCAAACAACAGAT
This Sesamum indicum cultivar Zhongzhi No. 13 linkage group LG5, S_indicum_v1.0, whole genome shotgun sequence DNA region includes the following protein-coding sequences:
- the LOC105162888 gene encoding LOW QUALITY PROTEIN: transmembrane 9 superfamily member 12-like (The sequence of the model RefSeq protein was modified relative to this genomic sequence to represent the inferred CDS: inserted 1 base in 1 codon), encoding MALPLISRRKLCTAFVCLVFVFQTAYGFYLPGSYMHTYSTGDEIYAKVNSLTSIETELPFSYYSLPYCKPQGGIKKSAENLGELLMGDQIDNSPYRFRMNVNESLYICTTLPLSEYEVKLLKQRTRDLYQVNMILDNLPAMRYTNQNGIKIQWTGYPVGYTPPNSNDDYIINHLKFRVLIHEYEGAGVEIIGTGEEGMGVISEADKKKASGYEIVGFEVIPCSVKYDPEKMAKLHRYDNVTSVSCPLELDKSQIIREXYDVEFVKSNTRWPSRWDAYLKMEGARVHWFSILNSLMVISFLAGIVFVIFLRTVRRDLTRYEELDKEAQAQMNEELSGWKLVVGDVFREPSHSKLLCVMVGDGVQITGMAVVTIVFAALGFMSPASRGMLLTGMILLYLFLGIAAGYVGVRMWTTIKGSSEGWRSVSWSIACFFPGIVFVILTVLNFILWGSRSTGAIPISLYFKLLALWFCISVPLTLLGGHFGTRAQPIQYPVRTNQIPREIPARKYPSWLLVLGAGTLPFGTLFIELFFILSSIWLGRFYYVFGFLLIVLLLLVIVCAEVSVVLTYMHLCVEDWMWWWKAFYASGSVALYVFLYSVNYLVFDLKSLSGPVSATLYLGYSLIMAIAIMLSTGTIGFLTSFYFVHYLFSSVKID